In Nitrospira sp., a genomic segment contains:
- the mrdA gene encoding penicillin-binding protein 2: MVTGHSSESEFGDLHRRLFILRVGLLLVVVLLGLRLWHLQIREGPYYRDLSENNRTRLVLLEPARGLIYDRHGVLLANNVPSFSLYVTLEDVKDREVLIQQLTALLGLDPTIVRKKMTAKGSKLLPRKIKDHMTLRDATLVESHRLDMPGVMIQVESQRNYPGGATAAHLLGYVGEISADQLEKPEFIDLHQGSIVGQYGVEKSYDRHVRGMAGQKSVEVDALGHEKKASVVERPQAGNDLYLTIDVRLQKVAEDLLGQEQGAIVALDPNSGDILAMASRPGFDPNVLSRELTAKQWVEIVQDEGRPLNNRASQGQYPPGSTFKIPMAVAALETKTMSPSSTVYCNGGYQFGKRLYHDWKAGGHGYVNLHNALVHSCDVYFYTIGQRMGIDVIAEFGKDFGLGKATGVELPSERTGIMPSTAWKQKAKNEQWLPGETISAAIGQGYVTVTPLQMASLVGTVANDGINYRPRLVLAVMDRTSGNLQELPAVPRGKINAKPETFRIIKDALADVVTKGTATKAKSSIVTIGGKTGTAQVAALRTGPEENIPKKFRDHAWFVAFAPVESPKIAVAVLAEHMGHGGATAAPLAKEVIETYLKLTPQAPAVTSDLTSVNGPGRSSKDS; encoded by the coding sequence ATGGTGACGGGGCATTCTTCGGAATCAGAATTCGGCGACCTTCATCGACGGCTCTTCATTCTCCGTGTGGGACTGTTGCTGGTGGTGGTGTTGCTCGGCCTGCGGCTCTGGCATCTTCAAATCCGCGAAGGGCCGTATTATCGAGATTTGTCGGAAAACAATCGTACCAGATTGGTGTTGCTCGAACCGGCACGTGGTCTGATCTATGACCGGCACGGTGTCCTTCTGGCGAATAACGTCCCGAGCTTCAGCCTCTACGTCACGCTTGAAGACGTGAAGGATCGCGAAGTCTTGATTCAGCAGCTGACTGCATTGCTCGGTCTCGACCCGACCATCGTGCGGAAAAAAATGACGGCCAAAGGCAGCAAGTTGCTTCCGCGCAAAATCAAAGACCACATGACGCTGCGCGATGCCACGCTGGTCGAATCCCATCGTCTCGACATGCCCGGGGTCATGATTCAGGTCGAGTCGCAGCGCAACTATCCAGGCGGTGCGACGGCGGCCCATCTCCTCGGCTATGTAGGAGAAATTTCAGCGGATCAGTTGGAGAAGCCCGAATTTATCGATCTCCATCAAGGCAGCATCGTGGGGCAATATGGTGTGGAAAAGTCCTATGATCGGCACGTGCGAGGAATGGCCGGTCAGAAGAGCGTGGAAGTCGATGCGCTCGGCCACGAGAAGAAAGCCTCGGTTGTCGAGAGGCCGCAAGCGGGAAACGACCTCTATCTCACCATCGATGTGCGGCTCCAAAAGGTCGCCGAAGATCTGCTGGGGCAAGAACAGGGCGCCATCGTTGCGCTGGATCCGAACAGCGGCGATATTCTGGCTATGGCCAGTCGTCCCGGGTTCGACCCGAACGTGCTGTCGCGAGAACTGACCGCGAAGCAATGGGTGGAAATCGTGCAAGACGAGGGGCGTCCGTTGAACAATCGTGCCTCACAGGGGCAGTATCCTCCCGGGTCAACCTTTAAGATCCCAATGGCTGTCGCCGCGTTGGAGACAAAAACCATGTCGCCTTCCAGCACCGTGTACTGTAATGGGGGGTACCAGTTCGGCAAGCGGCTGTATCATGACTGGAAAGCCGGCGGGCATGGGTACGTCAATCTACACAATGCATTGGTCCATTCCTGTGACGTGTACTTTTATACGATCGGTCAGCGGATGGGGATCGATGTGATTGCCGAGTTCGGGAAGGACTTCGGGCTTGGGAAAGCCACCGGAGTAGAATTACCGTCGGAACGAACCGGTATCATGCCATCAACCGCATGGAAGCAAAAAGCCAAGAACGAGCAGTGGTTGCCCGGTGAGACCATTTCGGCCGCCATCGGACAGGGGTATGTGACTGTGACGCCGTTACAAATGGCGAGTCTCGTCGGTACGGTCGCCAACGATGGAATCAACTACCGCCCTCGTCTGGTGCTGGCGGTCATGGATCGAACGTCGGGAAACCTTCAGGAGTTACCGGCCGTTCCGCGCGGAAAAATCAATGCAAAGCCGGAAACATTCCGCATCATCAAGGACGCGCTCGCCGACGTTGTCACAAAAGGAACTGCAACAAAGGCGAAATCTTCCATAGTGACGATCGGTGGAAAAACAGGCACGGCTCAAGTGGCGGCGCTCAGGACCGGACCGGAAGAAAACATTCCCAAAAAGTTCCGAGACCATGCGTGGTTCGTCGCTTTTGCGCCCGTGGAATCGCCGAAGATCGCCGTCGCCGTGCTCGCTGAGCATATGGGGCATGGTGGGGCCACCGCGGCTCCTCTTGCGAAAGAAGTCATTGAAACGTATCTGAAACTGACCCCTCAGGCGCCTGCCGTCACCTCGGATCTCACCAGTGTGAATGGGCCTGGGCGTTCATCGAAAGACTCATGA
- the mreC gene encoding rod shape-determining protein MreC: protein MRMVNFRVPYSARRGALFLVVILVVGFLLLPGQLQSVFQEVGGPLGWIIGWPLQAVAGIQDRIAGVWGRYVALQGVEEENQQLRRELDLLKEQNGQLREASVATERLSALLEFKKQVLPTSVAAQVIGRDTGNWYKTIILNKGASDGLQSDQGVITPAGVVGRVVKTTASTAVVLLVTDPSNAIAGLIQRTRDEGIVEGTTQGQARLKYIPLLSNARPGDHVVTSGLVEGFPRGIPIGTIIRIDKEEEALFQSAELSPEVDPNRVEEVLVIRSPSIPTEGERVGVSKPKP, encoded by the coding sequence ATGCGGATGGTCAATTTTCGCGTACCGTACAGCGCGAGGCGTGGTGCCCTCTTCCTTGTCGTCATTCTCGTAGTCGGCTTCCTGCTTCTACCTGGCCAACTCCAAAGTGTATTTCAGGAGGTGGGCGGTCCCTTAGGATGGATTATCGGTTGGCCTCTCCAGGCCGTGGCCGGAATCCAGGATCGAATTGCCGGTGTCTGGGGACGATATGTGGCCCTCCAAGGGGTTGAAGAAGAAAATCAACAGTTGAGGAGAGAGCTGGACCTTCTCAAGGAACAAAACGGGCAGCTGCGAGAAGCTTCGGTGGCGACGGAGCGGCTCTCGGCACTGCTGGAGTTTAAGAAGCAGGTCCTTCCCACATCCGTGGCCGCCCAAGTGATCGGGCGCGATACCGGCAATTGGTACAAGACGATTATTCTGAACAAGGGGGCGTCCGACGGGCTTCAATCGGACCAAGGAGTGATCACTCCGGCAGGTGTGGTCGGTCGCGTCGTCAAGACCACGGCCTCAACCGCCGTCGTCCTACTCGTGACGGATCCCAGTAATGCGATTGCCGGATTAATCCAGCGCACCAGAGATGAGGGAATAGTCGAAGGGACGACGCAGGGACAGGCTCGGCTCAAGTACATCCCGTTGCTATCCAACGCGCGGCCGGGTGACCACGTCGTCACGTCAGGATTGGTGGAGGGGTTTCCCCGAGGTATACCGATCGGCACGATCATACGAATCGATAAGGAGGAGGAGGCGCTGTTCCAATCGGCGGAACTTTCTCCGGAGGTCGATCCGAATCGGGTCGAGGAAGTGCTGGTCATTCGGTCTCCCTCTATTCCGACCGAAGGGGAGCGTGTTGGCGTTTCGAAGCCCAAGCCATGA
- a CDS encoding rod shape-determining protein: MGFPGDVFGWFSDDLAIDLGTATTLVYVHGKGIVLNEPSVVAVEKKSEKVLAVGADAKKMLGRTPGNIVAIRPMKEGVIADFEMAEQMLKHFIRKAHNRSAFVRPRIIIGVPSRITQVEQRAVRDSAELAGAREVYLIEEPVAAAIGSGLPITEPSGNMVVDVGGGTTDIAVISLGGIVYSESVKVAGDRMDEAIMNYIKKKYNLLIGEHMAERIKFEIGSAYPFEERKTMMIKGRDLISGIPRTLVIDDAEVREALQEPIGTIVNAIKIALENTPPELAGDIIDRGIVLTGGGSLLKGMDTRFREETNLPIITVDDPLTSVVLGVGKILDELDLLRKVSVMSQANNLR; the protein is encoded by the coding sequence GTGGGGTTCCCAGGAGATGTATTCGGTTGGTTCTCCGATGACCTGGCGATTGACTTAGGTACCGCAACCACGCTCGTGTATGTTCACGGGAAGGGGATCGTGCTGAACGAGCCCTCCGTCGTGGCCGTTGAAAAGAAGAGCGAAAAAGTGCTGGCCGTCGGAGCCGATGCGAAGAAAATGCTCGGTCGCACCCCGGGGAATATCGTCGCGATTCGGCCGATGAAGGAAGGTGTGATCGCCGACTTCGAGATGGCTGAGCAAATGCTGAAACATTTCATCCGGAAGGCCCACAATCGCAGCGCGTTTGTGCGGCCTCGCATCATCATCGGCGTGCCCTCCCGCATCACGCAGGTAGAGCAACGCGCCGTACGCGATTCAGCCGAATTGGCCGGGGCGCGAGAAGTGTATCTGATCGAAGAGCCCGTCGCCGCGGCCATAGGGTCCGGGTTGCCGATCACTGAGCCGTCGGGCAACATGGTCGTCGATGTGGGAGGCGGCACGACAGATATCGCCGTCATTTCGCTGGGCGGCATCGTGTACAGCGAGTCGGTCAAGGTCGCCGGTGATCGTATGGACGAAGCGATCATGAATTACATCAAGAAAAAGTATAATTTATTGATCGGCGAGCATATGGCGGAACGGATCAAGTTTGAAATCGGGTCTGCTTACCCGTTCGAGGAGCGGAAAACCATGATGATCAAGGGACGGGATTTGATTTCCGGCATTCCGCGCACGTTGGTCATCGATGACGCCGAGGTTCGTGAAGCGTTGCAAGAACCCATTGGAACGATCGTGAACGCGATCAAGATTGCATTGGAAAACACCCCGCCCGAGCTGGCAGGGGATATTATCGACCGCGGGATCGTGTTGACGGGGGGAGGGTCCCTCCTGAAAGGCATGGACACGCGATTCCGGGAAGAAACGAATCTGCCGATCATTACGGTGGACGATCCGCTGACCTCCGTGGTGTTGGGAGTCGGCAAGATTCTGGACGAGCTGGATCTCCTCCGAAAGGTATCGGTCATGTCTCAAGCGAACAACCTCCGGTAA
- a CDS encoding RDD family protein produces the protein MTGGPTSTALEARVYPKAHVLNRFIAKLIDLFIVVAADEVAPPVGFLFGLAYILIADGFAGGKSIGKRLVGLQTMQLDGRDTAGFRESIIRNLPLGGAQIAYAVPYIGWLVSLAILAFESFLIIGNEQGRRLGDEVARTQVLDAGQLAVPD, from the coding sequence TTGACAGGGGGGCCAACCTCGACGGCGCTGGAAGCGAGAGTCTATCCGAAGGCCCATGTCCTGAATCGGTTCATCGCGAAGTTAATTGATCTGTTCATTGTCGTCGCTGCCGACGAAGTCGCTCCTCCGGTCGGCTTTCTTTTCGGCTTGGCCTACATCTTGATTGCCGATGGGTTTGCGGGCGGAAAAAGTATCGGCAAACGGTTGGTCGGTCTGCAAACCATGCAATTGGATGGCCGGGATACGGCTGGCTTCCGAGAGTCGATCATCCGGAATCTTCCGCTGGGTGGCGCACAGATTGCGTATGCGGTCCCATACATTGGATGGCTCGTATCTCTTGCCATTTTAGCGTTTGAGAGTTTCTTGATCATTGGGAACGAGCAGGGTCGTCGGCTTGGCGATGAAGTAGCAAGGACTCAGGTGTTGGACGCCGGTCAACTTGCGGTCCCAGATTAG
- a CDS encoding SurA N-terminal domain-containing protein — MIKTMRDASHNYPWLLKSIMGILAVAFVITMGWWGFGEQAGGPVAKVGDQSVSLDEFKRTYENMRRIYKENVKTDFKEEEFKEFVVGQLVDSRIWIIAAEEMGVRVSDADLRELIMQTPVFQKNGAFDPELYKRILAANHLTPAAFESIQHQEVLANKARMIVRDSVGLTPAEIAEGQSLMTRPQDSDPAKAAEAKQRVLDDMLFQKQQRALVSFQQSMKAKLPITVRRELL; from the coding sequence ATGATCAAGACAATGCGCGACGCGTCTCACAACTACCCTTGGTTGCTCAAATCCATCATGGGGATCTTAGCTGTAGCCTTCGTGATAACGATGGGCTGGTGGGGCTTCGGGGAACAAGCCGGCGGACCCGTGGCCAAGGTCGGTGATCAATCGGTGTCACTCGATGAATTCAAACGCACCTATGAAAACATGCGCCGTATCTACAAAGAAAACGTCAAGACCGATTTCAAAGAGGAAGAGTTCAAGGAATTCGTCGTCGGGCAACTCGTCGATAGTCGGATTTGGATCATCGCGGCTGAAGAAATGGGCGTGCGGGTTTCCGATGCCGATTTGCGCGAATTGATCATGCAAACACCGGTCTTTCAGAAAAACGGCGCCTTCGACCCAGAACTCTACAAACGCATTCTAGCAGCAAATCATCTCACCCCAGCCGCGTTTGAGTCGATCCAGCACCAGGAAGTACTGGCCAATAAGGCTCGGATGATCGTACGAGACTCCGTTGGCCTAACCCCGGCTGAGATTGCCGAAGGACAGTCTCTCATGACCAGGCCACAAGATTCAGACCCTGCTAAGGCAGCCGAAGCCAAACAGCGGGTGCTGGATGATATGCTGTTTCAAAAGCAGCAACGCGCCCTGGTGTCATTCCAACAATCCATGAAGGCCAAGCTACCGATCACCGTCCGCAGAGAATTGCTGTGA
- a CDS encoding DUF433 domain-containing protein: MTTATRHPFIVCTDEILQGAPIIAGTRTPVRAIAELWKFGLAPEEIVIRLPHTTLAQVFDALSYYQEHRGTIDADIERNRVTDEQVHPRLR; this comes from the coding sequence ATGACCACGGCAACTCGCCATCCCTTCATTGTCTGCACCGACGAAATTCTTCAGGGGGCTCCCATCATCGCGGGTACTCGCACACCAGTACGAGCTATCGCCGAATTGTGGAAATTTGGCCTGGCCCCGGAAGAAATTGTAATCCGATTGCCCCATACCACACTGGCTCAGGTCTTCGATGCCCTCAGCTACTACCAAGAGCATCGGGGCACGATTGATGCCGACATCGAACGCAATCGCGTGACCGACGAACAGGTACATCCCCGGCTGCGGTAA
- a CDS encoding SUMF1/EgtB/PvdO family nonheme iron enzyme, which translates to MSSIFLSHSSKDNGIAQQLKARLEQWGHRSIFLDFDPADGIPAGRDWEKELYAKLRECRAVIVLWSHASMASRWCFAEMAHAKALGKEVFPIKIDDAKVDPILTGKQIIDATTRWDEAYQRLEKGLLAAGLDPKDLFDWDSRRPPYPGLPAFQEQDAAIFFGRDKEIREGLALLNRLRQFGGPRLTLMLGASGSGKSSLMRAGLLPRLKRDLRWIVVEPFRPLKTPFDELARVLTERFSRTTQEATTTPTEVAHVRDQITWQEHETKKSVDAFLALIKTLRETSGSREATVLLMIDQCEELLTIGANEDGERFLAFLRSVLDCEDSHLLVLATLRSDFLGSFQDHPAMRGLRVEPFTVPQMEVDEFTSVIEGPARIAGLELGTGLVPAMISDTKTADALPLLAFTLRELYEGFGEDKLLTLEEYRDKLGRLDGCIARAAEAVLSAKPLSEENLSDLRNTFLSMVRINDKDQYAKQPVPWKDLPASAHDVLERFVSARLLISGGDGKGRTLEVAHEALFRAWPKLAKWIGDDLEELFVLRRAEIDAGEWEGQGYDLKYLWHADRLKQLQEIVARRGEKSIKELVRRFMSPQDKLCECLENTSLSHQDRFTIGQFLATVGDTRPGVGLNQDGLPDILWIDIPEVQGNLERIDHVGSKIKGFFELLLRRRSGRQTGNADNVFKVKPFRIAKYPVTNLQFESFLNAEDGFGNKEWWYDVDKIDRVLKVDPRWLGANAPRENVSRYEAVAFCRWLSSRTSSKIRLPTDWEWQQAATGGDPKREYPWEGGWDASRCNGSESRLKRTTAVGMYPHGATQQGVLDMAGNVWEWCQGSVVCGGSWYNNTGLLRAPSRASMGDQALRLNFQGTLGFRLVQDLGP; encoded by the coding sequence ATGAGCAGCATCTTTCTCAGTCACAGTAGCAAAGATAACGGGATCGCCCAGCAATTGAAGGCCCGCTTAGAACAGTGGGGCCATCGATCGATCTTCCTCGATTTCGACCCTGCGGATGGGATTCCTGCAGGACGAGATTGGGAGAAAGAGTTGTACGCTAAGTTACGCGAGTGCCGAGCTGTCATCGTCCTTTGGAGTCATGCATCGATGGCTTCTCGCTGGTGCTTTGCCGAGATGGCCCATGCCAAGGCGCTGGGCAAGGAAGTGTTTCCAATCAAAATCGACGACGCCAAGGTCGATCCAATTCTCACAGGTAAACAGATTATTGATGCCACGACCAGATGGGATGAGGCGTACCAGCGCTTGGAGAAGGGACTCCTCGCTGCCGGCCTGGATCCGAAAGACTTGTTCGACTGGGATAGCCGAAGACCACCCTATCCAGGCTTGCCGGCTTTTCAAGAACAAGACGCCGCTATCTTTTTCGGGCGTGATAAGGAGATCCGCGAAGGACTGGCCTTGCTCAATCGCCTCCGACAGTTCGGTGGACCTCGGCTCACGCTCATGCTCGGTGCCTCGGGCAGTGGCAAGTCCTCCTTGATGCGCGCAGGTCTGCTTCCACGACTCAAGCGGGACTTGCGCTGGATCGTGGTTGAGCCATTCCGGCCGCTCAAGACCCCGTTTGATGAGTTGGCCAGGGTCCTCACTGAACGGTTCAGTCGAACTACACAAGAGGCGACAACCACACCAACGGAAGTCGCGCATGTACGAGATCAAATTACATGGCAGGAGCACGAGACCAAGAAATCTGTCGATGCATTCCTGGCCTTGATCAAAACCTTGCGCGAGACCTCCGGGTCTCGAGAGGCAACCGTGCTCCTGATGATCGATCAATGCGAGGAGTTGCTGACCATAGGCGCCAACGAAGATGGAGAGCGGTTTCTGGCATTTCTACGCAGCGTGCTGGATTGCGAGGATAGCCATCTCCTGGTGCTGGCAACGTTGCGCTCCGATTTTCTTGGTTCCTTTCAGGACCATCCCGCGATGCGAGGGCTGAGAGTCGAACCGTTTACCGTACCGCAGATGGAGGTGGACGAGTTTACGTCGGTGATCGAAGGTCCGGCACGCATCGCCGGCCTTGAGCTGGGGACGGGCCTTGTCCCAGCCATGATCAGCGATACCAAAACAGCGGATGCCTTGCCGTTGCTTGCCTTTACCCTCCGTGAACTCTATGAGGGCTTTGGCGAAGACAAGCTACTGACGCTGGAGGAATATCGAGACAAGCTTGGAAGACTCGACGGGTGTATCGCACGAGCAGCGGAAGCAGTCCTGAGCGCCAAGCCACTGTCAGAGGAGAACCTCTCGGATCTGCGCAACACGTTCCTGTCCATGGTTCGAATAAATGACAAAGACCAGTATGCGAAGCAACCAGTCCCGTGGAAAGACCTGCCTGCTTCTGCCCATGACGTGTTGGAGCGGTTTGTCTCAGCACGCCTACTGATCTCGGGTGGGGATGGGAAGGGACGAACGCTTGAGGTTGCGCACGAAGCCCTCTTTCGGGCCTGGCCAAAGTTGGCCAAGTGGATTGGGGATGATCTCGAAGAGTTATTCGTTCTGCGGCGGGCTGAGATTGACGCGGGTGAATGGGAGGGACAGGGATACGATCTCAAGTATCTCTGGCATGCGGACCGGCTCAAGCAGCTACAGGAGATCGTTGCAAGAAGAGGAGAGAAGTCCATCAAGGAACTTGTGCGGCGGTTTATGTCACCGCAAGACAAGCTCTGTGAATGCCTTGAGAATACGTCGCTTTCGCATCAAGACCGGTTCACAATTGGCCAGTTCCTCGCAACGGTCGGCGACACTCGGCCTGGTGTTGGGCTGAACCAGGATGGCCTTCCCGACATTCTGTGGATCGATATCCCCGAAGTACAGGGGAACTTGGAGCGTATCGATCATGTGGGGTCCAAGATCAAAGGCTTCTTTGAGCTGCTTCTACGGCGTCGCTCTGGACGGCAAACGGGCAATGCTGACAATGTGTTCAAGGTCAAGCCCTTCCGCATCGCCAAGTACCCCGTGACCAACCTGCAGTTCGAATCGTTTCTCAACGCAGAGGACGGTTTTGGAAACAAGGAGTGGTGGTACGATGTCGACAAGATCGACCGGGTCCTTAAAGTTGATCCGAGATGGCTCGGTGCCAATGCGCCTCGGGAGAATGTCTCCCGGTACGAAGCGGTTGCCTTTTGCCGGTGGCTCAGTAGTAGGACCAGTTCGAAGATACGCCTCCCTACCGATTGGGAGTGGCAGCAGGCGGCAACAGGCGGAGATCCAAAACGAGAGTATCCATGGGAAGGCGGCTGGGATGCAAGCCGGTGTAACGGTAGTGAAAGCCGACTGAAGCGCACGACCGCTGTCGGGATGTATCCACACGGGGCCACACAGCAAGGGGTGCTGGATATGGCAGGCAATGTATGGGAGTGGTGTCAAGGGAGCGTGGTCTGTGGCGGTTCCTGGTACAACAATACGGGGTTGCTGCGTGCGCCCAGCCGCGCAAGCATGGGTGACCAAGCCCTCCGGCTCAACTTCCAAGGCACCCTTGGGTTTCGTCTCGTCCAGGACTTAGGGCCCTAA
- the queA gene encoding tRNA preQ1(34) S-adenosylmethionine ribosyltransferase-isomerase QueA, with amino-acid sequence MQLSEFDFPFDHSLIASQPVSPRDRARLLVVDRTTEQLTHRHVADLPELLEPGDLLVVNDTKVMAARVPGIKKPTGTLVEVLFVKDLGERRWEVMVKGTFRVGQIIEFDQQSRATIAKRDSTGTEVVVDSPAPATQLFEARGVMPLPPYIKRTPIQEDRQWYQTLFAKHEGAIAAPTAGLHFTEELFRRLREAAINVATVTLHVGPGTFKPVTTERIEDHQMGAESFTISEETAKAIRETKRAGGRVVAVGTTVVRTLETVMKEKGEMVPMGGESWLFITPGFPFKVVDVLMTNFHLPRTTLLMLVSAFAGIEPIRRAYEEAVRERYRFYSYGDAMLIL; translated from the coding sequence ATGCAACTCTCCGAGTTCGATTTCCCCTTCGATCATTCACTGATTGCGTCACAACCCGTCAGCCCTCGGGATCGTGCGCGGCTGCTGGTCGTGGATCGAACGACGGAACAATTGACCCATCGTCATGTCGCCGATCTTCCGGAATTGTTGGAGCCGGGAGACCTTCTCGTAGTCAACGACACAAAGGTGATGGCTGCACGAGTGCCTGGAATCAAGAAACCGACTGGGACGCTGGTCGAAGTGTTGTTCGTGAAAGATCTTGGTGAGAGGCGGTGGGAGGTTATGGTCAAAGGCACATTTCGTGTCGGCCAGATCATCGAGTTTGATCAGCAATCTCGCGCCACGATCGCGAAGCGCGATTCCACGGGGACTGAGGTGGTAGTGGATAGTCCTGCGCCGGCCACACAATTATTCGAAGCACGAGGGGTGATGCCCCTTCCACCGTACATTAAGCGCACACCGATTCAAGAGGATCGCCAGTGGTATCAGACGCTCTTTGCCAAACACGAGGGGGCGATTGCGGCTCCGACGGCGGGGCTTCACTTTACGGAAGAGCTGTTTCGACGACTGCGCGAAGCCGCAATCAACGTTGCCACGGTGACGCTCCATGTCGGTCCTGGCACGTTCAAGCCGGTGACGACCGAGCGGATTGAAGATCATCAAATGGGAGCGGAAAGTTTCACAATCAGCGAAGAGACTGCGAAAGCCATCCGAGAGACCAAACGAGCTGGTGGTCGGGTGGTGGCTGTCGGCACGACGGTCGTCCGCACGCTTGAAACCGTGATGAAAGAAAAGGGGGAAATGGTCCCGATGGGTGGCGAGAGCTGGCTCTTCATTACTCCAGGGTTCCCGTTCAAGGTTGTCGATGTCCTCATGACGAATTTCCACCTGCCGCGGACCACGCTGCTCATGCTGGTGTCGGCCTTCGCCGGAATCGAGCCAATTCGAAGGGCCTACGAAGAAGCGGTCAGGGAGCGATACCGCTTCTACAGCTACGGCGACGCGATGCTGATTCTCTAG
- a CDS encoding SpoIID/LytB domain-containing protein has translation MTAVRLRARAAGLGICLGLIMMAEAEAAQSIRVLLAPDVQQLEVQTDQTIWVTDEQDQAWSYRPVLRIKVRGHALILNGKPVVTDQLTVRAGIHDLKLRLNQNGNRTALHTGDEKGALQVSGLIQLVRRGKGLLLVNHVDLEEYVKGVVPAEVNPAWHLEMLKVQAVATRTYALYQRMLSSTRDYDVVAGIQDQVYRGRQGIDARVVEAVESTRGLVVTYQGAPIYAAFSSTAAGITEDAMTVWSKDLPYLKGVECPFDIESPYYQWKASLKLDTLEKNLRRQGYAVGTISAITPLSYSRAGRVATLQIVHSSGELTIRGEDLRKAVGYTVVPSTQFTIESVGEEVVFSGYGAGHAVGLCQWGAKELADLGYSFSSILRYYYPGTELQDASLTQAPPVPSPPPS, from the coding sequence ATGACAGCAGTGCGGCTCCGGGCTCGTGCAGCAGGATTGGGGATCTGCCTCGGCTTGATTATGATGGCGGAGGCAGAGGCGGCGCAATCGATTCGCGTGCTGTTAGCTCCGGATGTTCAGCAGCTGGAAGTACAGACGGATCAGACTATTTGGGTGACCGACGAACAGGATCAGGCCTGGTCCTATCGGCCTGTTCTGCGAATCAAGGTGCGTGGTCATGCGTTGATCCTCAACGGCAAACCGGTGGTGACTGATCAACTGACGGTACGGGCAGGAATTCACGACCTTAAACTCCGGCTGAACCAGAATGGTAACAGGACTGCGCTTCATACAGGTGATGAGAAAGGTGCCCTCCAAGTCAGCGGATTGATTCAGCTCGTTCGGCGAGGAAAGGGATTGCTCCTCGTCAATCATGTCGATTTGGAAGAGTATGTCAAAGGTGTCGTACCGGCAGAGGTGAACCCGGCCTGGCACCTTGAGATGCTGAAGGTTCAGGCAGTCGCAACTCGAACCTATGCGTTGTATCAGCGCATGCTCAGCTCCACTCGGGACTATGATGTGGTCGCGGGGATTCAAGATCAGGTATATCGCGGCCGCCAAGGCATCGACGCACGGGTGGTGGAGGCAGTGGAGTCTACGAGAGGATTGGTAGTGACCTACCAAGGTGCTCCGATCTATGCTGCGTTCTCTTCGACTGCTGCGGGAATCACGGAGGATGCCATGACTGTGTGGTCGAAGGATCTCCCTTATTTGAAGGGCGTGGAATGCCCGTTCGACATCGAGTCTCCGTACTATCAGTGGAAGGCCTCCTTGAAGCTCGACACCTTGGAGAAGAATTTGCGCCGGCAGGGATATGCCGTAGGAACAATCTCGGCCATCACACCGCTTTCCTATAGCCGCGCCGGACGAGTTGCAACTCTACAGATCGTGCACTCGAGCGGGGAGTTGACCATACGGGGCGAAGATCTGCGTAAAGCGGTGGGGTATACGGTAGTACCCAGTACGCAATTTACCATTGAGTCGGTCGGGGAGGAGGTCGTCTTCTCCGGCTACGGAGCCGGTCATGCGGTTGGGCTTTGCCAGTGGGGTGCAAAGGAGCTGGCCGACTTGGGCTACTCCTTTTCGAGCATTCTTCGCTATTACTATCCTGGGACGGAGCTTCAGGATGCGTCATTGACGCAAGCACCTCCGGTACCGTCGCCTCCTCCTTCCTGA
- a CDS encoding DUF2905 domain-containing protein, with protein sequence MIPEWTTLGKILIGIGLGIVALGILLVVVDRIPGLSSTFSWLGRLPGDISVKRDNFSFYFPITTSIVLSVLLSLLFYLVGWLFRR encoded by the coding sequence TTGATACCGGAATGGACAACGTTGGGCAAGATCCTGATCGGAATAGGGCTCGGCATTGTTGCCCTCGGGATCCTACTGGTCGTCGTGGACCGGATTCCCGGTCTCAGCAGCACCTTCAGCTGGCTCGGCAGGCTTCCGGGCGATATCTCCGTCAAACGTGACAACTTCAGCTTCTACTTCCCCATCACGACCAGTATTGTCCTCAGCGTTCTTCTGAGTCTGCTATTCTATCTTGTAGGATGGCTCTTCCGCCGATGA